From the Prochlorococcus marinus CUG1416 genome, the window GGATAGCCTAATTAAAGCATTAGATGGTAATTATGTTTTACCAGGACCAGGCGGAGACCCTATAAGAAACCCAGGTGTTTTACCTAGCGGTAAAAACATACATGCACTTGATCCTCAATCAATTCCAACAACAGCAGCAGTCGCTGCAGCAAAGTCTGTTGTTGACAAATTAATTGAAAGACAAAAGGAAGAGCAAGGTACTTGGCCTGAAACAATTGCATGTGTTTTATGGGGTACTGACAACATCAAAACTTATGGAGAATCACTGGCCCAAATCTTATGGTTTGTAGGAGTAAAGCCAAAACCAGACTCTGTTGGAAGAATCAACAAATTAGAATTAATCCCATTAGAAGAATTAGGCAGACCAAGAATAGATGTAGTAGTCAACTGTTCTGGGGTATTTAGAGATCTATTTATAAATCAAATGGCATTAATAGATCAGGCAGTCAAATTAGCTGCTGAGGCTGATGAGCCATTGGAATCAAATTTTGTAAGAAAACACTCACTAGAACAAGCAGAAAAAGAAGGCACTTCAATAAGAGAAGCTTCAGCGAGAGTATTCTCTAATGCGAGTGGCAGCTATAGTTCAAATGTTAATTTAGCAGTAGAAAATTCAACTTGGGAGGAAGAAAATGAATTACAAGAAATGTACTTATCTCGAAAGACATATGCTTTTAATGCTGATAATCCAGGAGAAATGAATCAAAAAAGAGATGTATTTGAATCTGTCATGAAAACAGCAGATGTTACATTCCAAAACCTTGATTCATCAGAAATTTCTCTAACAGATGTGAGTCATTATTTTGATTCAGATCCAACAAAACTAATTAAAACACTAAGAGATGACGGCAAAGAACCTAGTAGTTACATTGCAGATACAACTACTTCAAATGCTCAAGTCAGGACACTTGGAGAGACTATTAGATTAGACTCAAGAACAAAACTCTTAAATCCTAAATGGTATGAGGGTATGCTTAAATCTGGTTATGAGGGAGTAAGAGAGCTTTCTAACAGACTTAATTACACCCTCGGTTGGAGTGCAACAAGTGGTCAAGTAGATAATTTTGTTTATGAAGAAACTAACGAAACATTTATAAATGACGAAGAGATGAGAAAAAGACTAATGGATTTAAATCCTAATAGTTTTAGAAGAATAGTAGGGACTTTACTAGAAGTAAATGGTAGAGGATATTGGGAAACTTCAGACGAAAATATAGAACAGTTAAAAGAACTTTACCAAGAGGTAGAAGATAAAATTGAGGGTGTAAAAGAATAATAATCTTTCTATTTTCTGTAAATCCTATCAGCCACTTTTAGAATTTGATAGTTCATTTTTACATTATGAACTCTCACAATATCTATTTTAAAATGAGAACAAAGACAACTTATTGCAAGTGTACCAATATCTCTCTCTTTAGGGTTTTTTTCATTTAAAATTTCCCCTATAAATCTTTTCCTTGATGCACCAATTAAGATTGGTAAATTTAAGTTTTTAAATACATCCAAGTTTCTTAAAATCTCTAGATTTTGATTTATATCTTTTGAAAAACCAATCCCAGGATCAACAATTATATTTTTTCTAGATATATTTTTTTCTAACGCATTTTTTATCAAAGTCTCAATAGAGGACTTAACTTCACTCAATACATTCTCGTATTTGCTAAGTTCATTCATATTATTACTATTTCCACGACTATGAGTTATGACGAATGGGCAGTTAAATGTTGAAACAACATCCAAAATTTCTTTATCTCTTCTTCCTCCAGTGACATCATTTATCCAATTAGCACCATTTAAAAGAGATTCGTAAGCCACCTCAGAATTAAAAGTATCAATAGAAATTAAAATATCTGGGAATTCAGACTTTATTATTTTCAAATATGGGATTAACCTTTTTATTTCTATTTTAGATCCAACTTCTTCGGCCCCAGGCCTCGTACTTTGAGCACCAAGGTCAATAACATCCACACCATTATTCAAAAAATTATTAACTTGATCTATAATTTTTTTTTCAGAATTTAAAGCTCCACCATCACTAAATGAATCCGGAGTTAAATTAATAACTCCCATAATTGAGGTTTTTTGTCCCCAGCCTTTTGGCCACGGCTTTGTATTATTGATAATTTGCAATTCTTGCAAAACTAATAGGATC encodes:
- the folP gene encoding dihydropteroate synthase; the protein is MQIINNTKPWPKGWGQKTSIMGVINLTPDSFSDGGALNSEKKIIDQVNNFLNNGVDVIDLGAQSTRPGAEEVGSKIEIKRLIPYLKIIKSEFPDILISIDTFNSEVAYESLLNGANWINDVTGGRRDKEILDVVSTFNCPFVITHSRGNSNNMNELSKYENVLSEVKSSIETLIKNALEKNISRKNIIVDPGIGFSKDINQNLEILRNLDVFKNLNLPILIGASRKRFIGEILNEKNPKERDIGTLAISCLCSHFKIDIVRVHNVKMNYQILKVADRIYRK